The nucleotide sequence CATAACGAGAGAAACAAATGAATGGCTTAATTTGGACTACACGGAGAAGGAGGTTCTTCAAGCTATTAAGCAGATGGATCCTAATAAAGCCCCCGGAATCAACAGGCTATCAGGAAATTTTTTCAAGTATCACTGGGACATCGTGGGCAATGATACTATTAGCTACTGTCTGGATGTTCTAAATGGGAACAAAAATATCTCTAGCCTTAATGATACTATGATTATTTTAATTCCTAAAATTAGAAATCCATGTAAGCTTACTAATTTTCGCCCTATTAGCCTTTGTAGGTTTGTCTACAAGATAATCTCAAAGGTGCTTGCTAATCGGCTAAAAGCTGTTTTGCCCAGTTGTATTAGCCAAAATCGGAGTGCGTTGGTGCCAGGGAGGATGATGCATGATAATATTCTAATAGCGCATGAGCTCCTCCATTATTTTCAAAGTTCTAAAAATGGCCCCAATAAAGGACTCGTGGTCAAGCTCGACATGAGCAAAGCATATGACTGTGTAGAGTGGAACTTCCTTAAAAAAGTTATGAAGAAGATGGGATTTGAGGAAAAATGGATTGCCAAAATTATGGAATGCGTTCGTTTGGTTACTTATATGGTTAAATGCAATAACATTCTATCTGATATTTTTATCTCTGAGAGGGGTCTCCGTCAAGGGGATCCCCTCTCTCCttatttgttcttattttgtATGGAAGCATTCTCGAGAATGCTTGTTCATGCTCAAGAGAATAACACTTTAAGAGGCATCCGGGCCAGTAGGGATGGCCCTCGAATAAATCACTTGTTCTTTGTTGACGATGCCCTTCTGTTCGTCAGGAATAATAGGAGTGATATTGAATGTCTTGTTAAGATGCTTAATACCTTTTCTAACATTTCAGGTCAAAAAATAAACTTTGAAAAGTCTATGATATTTTTTAGTCCCAATACTCCAAGAGCTCAAAGAACACTTTTTAGTGAGCTGTTAGGCATGACAGTGGTGGAAAAATTAAACAATTATCTAGGCCTTCCTATTTCTATTGGTAAGAAGAAAACAGAGGCTTTCAAAGAGATTACTAACAGACTGTCTTGCAGGATTAACAGCTGGACAAAGAGGTTGCTATCGTTTGGGGGAAAATAAGTCTTCATTAAAGCTGTTCTTCAATCTATTCCTACGTATGCTATGTCAATCTTTTTGGCTCCCAAAGGTGTTATTGATGACATTCAGGCCATGCTTAGCAGAACTTGGTGGGCGGGAAAGGACAAAGGAAGATTTTGGACGATGATCCCATGGAAAACGTTGTGCAAACCGAAAGGTATGGGAGGCCTTGGAATTAGAGACATTTGATTGTTCAACATTGCTCTATTAGGGCGTCAAGTGTGGAGACTTCTAAACAATACAGATTCCCTTTGTTTCAAAGTGCTATCATCGAAATATTTCCCAGATGGAAACATTTTCCATGCTAAAAAGGTGGACAAAGCGTCTTTCACTTGGTCAAGCATTGCGGCAGCGGCGGAAGTTTTTAAAGATGGCTTTGGGTGGCAGGTTGGTAATGGCGAGAAGATAAATATTTGGACTGATAATTGGGGAATGGAAGGTCTTAATGGGGATGTGGTCATAAGCAATATTTTAAACCAGAATGTAAAGAGTGTGAAAGATCTTTGGCACGTGGATAATAGAAGTTAGGATGTGAATAAAGTTAAGCAAGTGTATGGGCCGGACTGGAGTGATAAGATTTGCGACATCCCGATTGGAGATGTGGGTCAGGAAGACAAGATAATCTGGTTTCATAATACCCACGGGTGTTTCACTTCGAAGTCAGCCTACTCGTGGTTGCTGTTGAAAGAAATGGGATACGGCCCTCATAGATGTTTTTGGAAAGCGTTATGGAAGCTCGACACTTTACCGAAGATTCGGGTATTTACGTGGCGAGTGGGACATGAGATTCTTCTGACAAATGAGAAAATTGCTTCCATCAGACCTGGCTTTAACAAGGGGTGTCCAAGATGTGGAGCCGAAACCGAAACTTTACTACATGCTTTAAGAGACTGCCCAACATCGAGAGCAGTTCTGTCGATAGGTGGATGGTCCAGGAGCTTTATTTCTAAAACTTATGTTCATTGCATTGATTGGTTGGAAGATTCGATGCGTGTCCTTGACAAGAGAGCCATGGCTGACCTAATGACAATTTTATGGAACTGCTGGAATAATAGAAATAACTTTATTTTcaggggaaaagaagaagaatcgCAGCTAATATGGGAAAGAGCTAGCAACTTGAGCAAGGAGTTCCGGATATGTAATATACTGCATGAACCATTAATCTCTCAAAACATAGTGGAAAAGAAGTGGGTTAAACCTCCGAAaggatttataaaaataaattttgatgctAGAGTTGGGGAAAACGGAATCGGGTATGGGTCGGTAATAAGAGATAAAGAAGGCTTTGTCTTAGGAGGCAGTGGGGGTTTTAAAGTGGGCAGGCGGTCGGTGGAAGAGGCTGAATGCGTGGCCTTTGAGGAAAGCATTAATGTGGCgcgaaaattaaatataaaagagCA is from Gossypium hirsutum isolate 1008001.06 unplaced genomic scaffold, Gossypium_hirsutum_v2.1 scaffold_559, whole genome shotgun sequence and encodes:
- the LOC121226875 gene encoding uncharacterized mitochondrial protein AtMg00310-like translates to MSIFLAPKGVIDDIQAMLSRTWWAGKDKGRFWTMIPWKTLCKPKGRQVWRLLNNTDSLCFKVLSSKYFPDGNIFHAKKVDKASFTWSSIAAAAEVFKDGFGWQVGNGEKINIWTDNWGMEGLNGDVVISNILNQNVKSVKDLWHVDNRS